In one Methylobacterium sp. SyP6R genomic region, the following are encoded:
- a CDS encoding sensor domain-containing diguanylate cyclase, producing the protein MSDSQREAVRQKALAEIALLDTAPEREFDALAKLAQRMLGTRMSSITLIDPERQWFKARCGPLASETPRAGAFCPVVFETEAPLTVADARLDPRFASSPFVIGAPNICYYAGVPVRVMQTGGDAVVVGTLCVLDDKPREPCASDVEVLSELACMAEALLEARMAALHAAEAAEDRRLTVEHLERERRQFKQAERMAVMGSWRYDLGLRAATWSDGIFAIHELPVSGGVPNDEIMSFFPEPDRSAFLAAVMRTLNTGLPFELDADLMTAKGNRRRVRCLAEIEVSKGRPVALMGLLQDITEQYHMEQKLRQTARTDDLTQLSNRAEFNRVLDSRLREADARNTEFAVLLIDLDGFKDVNDALGHAAGDEVLRRVADQLRAEYLSSCVPARLGGDEFAVLVPPTVGRGAIEALVQRLLHSLRIVADGPGQIASVTGTIGVAWSGGEARSRTELLRNADTALYEAKRTCKGTACTYSGASDRHTAG; encoded by the coding sequence ATGTCAGACAGCCAACGAGAAGCGGTGCGCCAGAAGGCGCTCGCTGAGATCGCGCTGCTCGACACGGCCCCGGAACGCGAGTTCGACGCTCTGGCGAAGCTCGCTCAGCGCATGCTCGGCACCCGCATGTCCTCGATCACGCTCATCGACCCTGAACGGCAATGGTTCAAGGCGCGATGCGGTCCCTTGGCGTCCGAGACGCCTCGTGCCGGAGCATTTTGCCCGGTTGTCTTCGAGACCGAAGCACCTTTGACCGTGGCCGATGCTCGACTCGATCCACGCTTCGCGTCGAGTCCGTTTGTCATTGGCGCCCCTAACATCTGCTACTATGCCGGGGTGCCCGTCCGGGTCATGCAGACCGGCGGTGATGCGGTCGTCGTCGGCACCCTCTGCGTGCTGGACGATAAGCCTCGTGAACCCTGCGCCTCTGATGTGGAGGTTCTCTCGGAACTGGCCTGCATGGCCGAAGCGCTTCTTGAGGCGAGAATGGCCGCGTTACATGCGGCCGAAGCGGCCGAGGATAGACGCCTGACCGTCGAGCACCTCGAGCGCGAGCGGCGGCAGTTCAAACAGGCGGAGCGCATGGCCGTGATGGGCTCCTGGCGCTACGATCTCGGACTCCGCGCCGCGACCTGGTCAGACGGCATCTTCGCGATCCATGAGCTGCCCGTGAGCGGCGGTGTGCCGAATGACGAGATTATGAGCTTCTTTCCGGAGCCGGATAGAAGCGCGTTTCTTGCCGCGGTGATGCGCACGCTCAACACGGGTCTGCCCTTCGAGCTGGATGCTGACTTGATGACGGCAAAGGGCAACCGCCGACGAGTTCGCTGCCTCGCGGAGATCGAGGTGTCGAAGGGAAGGCCTGTCGCGCTGATGGGCCTGCTTCAGGATATCACCGAGCAGTATCATATGGAGCAAAAGCTACGACAGACCGCTCGCACCGACGATCTTACTCAGCTATCCAACCGGGCGGAGTTCAACCGGGTTTTGGACAGCCGCCTGCGGGAAGCCGACGCCAGGAATACGGAATTTGCGGTGCTGTTGATCGATCTCGATGGCTTCAAGGATGTGAACGACGCTTTGGGGCACGCCGCAGGCGACGAAGTGCTGCGCCGCGTGGCGGACCAGCTCCGTGCCGAGTACCTGAGTTCGTGTGTTCCGGCACGGCTTGGAGGCGACGAGTTCGCCGTTCTGGTCCCGCCGACGGTGGGTCGAGGAGCCATTGAGGCCCTGGTGCAAAGGCTGCTTCACAGCCTCCGCATCGTGGCGGATGGGCCTGGGCAAATTGCGAGCGTCACGGGGACGATCGGGGTCGCCTGGTCTGGTGGGGAAGCGCGGAGCCGAACAGAACTCCTTCGTAACGCAGATACGGCTCTCTACGAGGCCAAGCGCACGTGCAAGGGTACCGCCTGCACCTATTCGGGGGCATCAGATCGCCACACCGCCGGCTGA
- a CDS encoding response regulator, which produces MGQSFNPADVAVLVVEDDALLRAEAVDLCIEAGFTTYEARNADQAIQLLERHSEIRVLFTDIEMEGSMDGLKLAHAVRERWPPVAIMVTSGRRKVTKEDLPDNGLFFAKPYPPDDIVKALNGIAAQVMG; this is translated from the coding sequence ATGGGACAGTCCTTCAATCCGGCCGACGTCGCCGTCCTCGTCGTCGAGGACGACGCCCTGCTTCGGGCCGAGGCCGTCGACCTCTGCATCGAGGCGGGCTTCACGACCTATGAGGCACGGAACGCCGACCAGGCCATCCAACTCCTCGAACGCCATTCCGAGATCCGCGTCCTGTTCACCGACATCGAGATGGAGGGCTCGATGGACGGCTTGAAGCTGGCCCACGCCGTGCGGGAGCGCTGGCCCCCGGTCGCCATCATGGTCACGTCGGGGCGGCGCAAGGTGACGAAGGAGGATTTGCCCGACAATGGCCTGTTCTTCGCCAAGCCATACCCGCCGGACGATATCGTCAAGGCCCTCAACGGCATCGCCGCACAGGTCATGGGCTAG
- a CDS encoding ATP-binding protein: MPVAHEERILILAPRGRDAAVIGQVLAGTGTPAQACPNLTGWLDGLRDGAGAALVTEEALEGDLTDLFAWLDAQPAWSDFPFIVLATRQAGRRSERASQRLARLANVVLLERPVNAETLVSAAASALRARRRQYQAREHLLERERAQAQLRLANEDLERRVAERTREVETAHETLAFALDAAGMASWDLDDRTGAARRSPRFDAVFGYGEAGPHWDRESLIAHVVEEDRDIAERAFAATRETGTLDLECRIRRADGQVRWIALRGRVRDEGDTATRIAGILMDRTDQRFTEEALRQAQKMEAIGQLTGGVAHDFNNLLTVIVGGLDMMLRRPEQVERVKRLAEAAMGAARRGEQLTQQLLAFSRRQMLRPQTLNPNRLLLDFKPLAERAAGGAVELAFDLDPAIDPIRIDPAQFEAAVLNLVVNARDAMEGRDGPARIAVTSRNIHLGTSAVADKGVPPGPYVTVSVTDTGSGIPSDALPRVFEPFFTTKEVGKGTGLGLSQVYGFTRSANGFARIESEVGRGTTVSLCFPRSTDPAGEEPGTGPVSALPLRRAGAGETVLLVEDDEPVLAMAVESLEELRYRVVVARNAAEALEHLRGVERIDILFSDVVMPGGMNGSQLAVEAQRLRPGIKVLLTSGYVANLDEGQVIGRGELPVLSKPYRRDELARSLRLVLGGERR, from the coding sequence ATGCCGGTCGCGCACGAGGAACGCATCCTGATCCTGGCGCCGCGGGGGCGCGATGCCGCAGTGATCGGGCAGGTGCTCGCCGGGACCGGCACGCCCGCACAAGCCTGTCCCAACCTGACGGGCTGGCTCGACGGCCTGCGGGACGGCGCTGGTGCCGCCCTCGTCACCGAGGAGGCGCTGGAAGGTGACCTCACCGACCTGTTCGCGTGGCTCGATGCGCAACCGGCCTGGTCGGATTTCCCCTTCATCGTGCTGGCGACCCGCCAGGCCGGCCGCCGCTCCGAGCGTGCGTCGCAGCGGCTCGCCCGGCTCGCCAATGTCGTGCTGCTCGAGCGCCCGGTGAATGCCGAGACGCTCGTCAGCGCCGCGGCCTCCGCCCTTCGGGCGCGCCGCCGCCAGTACCAGGCTCGTGAGCATCTCCTGGAGCGCGAGCGGGCTCAAGCGCAGCTCCGGCTCGCCAACGAGGATCTCGAGCGGCGCGTGGCCGAGCGCACGCGGGAGGTCGAGACCGCTCACGAGACCCTCGCCTTCGCCCTCGACGCCGCCGGCATGGCGTCCTGGGACCTCGATGACCGCACCGGCGCGGCGCGGCGCTCGCCCCGCTTCGACGCCGTCTTTGGGTACGGCGAGGCAGGCCCGCACTGGGACAGAGAGAGCCTGATCGCGCACGTCGTCGAGGAGGACCGCGACATCGCCGAGCGCGCTTTCGCGGCGACCCGCGAGACCGGCACGCTCGACCTCGAGTGCCGCATCCGGCGCGCCGACGGACAGGTGCGCTGGATCGCGCTCAGGGGCCGAGTCCGCGACGAGGGCGATACGGCGACGCGGATCGCCGGCATCCTGATGGACCGCACCGACCAGCGCTTCACCGAGGAGGCTCTGCGCCAAGCCCAGAAAATGGAAGCGATCGGGCAGCTCACCGGCGGCGTGGCGCACGACTTCAACAACCTGCTCACCGTCATCGTCGGCGGGCTCGACATGATGCTGCGTCGGCCCGAGCAGGTCGAGCGCGTGAAGCGCCTGGCCGAGGCGGCCATGGGCGCGGCAAGGCGCGGCGAGCAGCTGACCCAGCAGCTTCTCGCCTTCTCCCGGCGCCAGATGCTGCGGCCGCAGACGCTCAACCCGAACCGGCTGCTCCTGGACTTCAAGCCACTCGCCGAGCGGGCGGCCGGCGGAGCCGTCGAGCTGGCCTTCGACCTCGATCCCGCGATTGATCCGATCCGCATCGATCCGGCCCAATTCGAAGCGGCGGTGCTCAACCTCGTCGTCAACGCGCGCGATGCGATGGAGGGACGGGACGGCCCCGCCCGCATCGCCGTGACGAGCCGGAACATCCACCTCGGTACCTCGGCCGTCGCCGACAAGGGGGTGCCGCCCGGTCCCTACGTGACGGTGTCGGTCACGGACACCGGCAGCGGCATCCCGTCCGACGCGCTCCCGCGCGTGTTCGAGCCCTTCTTCACCACGAAGGAGGTCGGCAAGGGAACAGGGTTGGGATTGAGCCAGGTCTACGGCTTCACGCGCAGCGCCAACGGCTTCGCACGCATCGAGTCCGAGGTCGGGCGGGGCACGACGGTCAGCCTGTGTTTCCCACGCTCGACCGATCCAGCCGGCGAGGAGCCTGGGACCGGGCCGGTCAGCGCCCTTCCGCTCCGCCGAGCCGGCGCGGGCGAGACGGTGCTGCTCGTGGAGGACGACGAGCCAGTGCTCGCCATGGCTGTCGAGAGCCTCGAGGAGCTGCGGTACCGGGTGGTCGTCGCACGCAACGCCGCGGAGGCGCTGGAGCACCTCAGGGGGGTGGAGCGCATCGACATCCTGTTCTCGGACGTGGTGATGCCAGGCGGCATGAACGGCTCGCAGCTCGCCGTCGAGGCGCAACGGCTCCGTCCCGGCATCAAGGTCCTGCTCACTTCGGGCTATGTCGCCAATCTCGACGAGGGGCAGGTCATCGGGCGCGGCGAGCTGCCGGTGCTGAGCAAGCCCTATCGCCGCGACGAACTCGCCCGCTCGCTCCGGCTGGTGCTTGGCGGCGAAAGACGCTGA
- a CDS encoding ATPase domain-containing protein encodes MTEPATRRTPGKEPRISTGVPGLDDVLCGGLTPSRLYLLEGTPGTGKTTIALQFLREGAARGERALYVTLSETSDELRAAAATHGWSLDGIDLYELVDEMGLDPDSEQSILHPSELELGETVKDVIARVGETKPDRVVFDSLSELRLLAQNPLRYRRQILALKRFFAKRACTVLLLDDKTSETGDVQLHSIAHGVISLDQMAREYGSERRRLRIVKMRGIKFSGGHHDFALETGGIRVFPRLIASEHHAAFDPVAKSTGSAELDLLLGGGLVPGTNMLLLGPSGVGKTTTAVRCMKAALERGETATYYLFDEGLATLMTRAATLGMDLRPHVESGRLTITQIDPAEVSPGEFATMAREAVEKRGSSVVVIDSLNAYLHAMPGEEFLVLQMHELLSYFNQQGITTLLVLGQHGVVGEVRTDVDLSYLSDGILLFRFFEAQGMVRTALSVMKSRVNAHERTIRELKLSEGGLEVGQALEDFEGVLTGLPAYRGKVAMLTGQAPAGGEA; translated from the coding sequence ATGACCGAACCCGCAACGCGCCGGACGCCCGGCAAGGAGCCCCGGATCTCGACCGGCGTGCCCGGTCTCGACGACGTTCTCTGCGGCGGCCTGACCCCGAGCCGGCTCTATCTGCTGGAGGGCACCCCGGGCACGGGCAAGACCACCATCGCGCTCCAGTTCCTCCGCGAGGGGGCGGCCCGCGGTGAACGGGCGCTCTACGTCACCCTGTCCGAGACCTCGGACGAACTCCGCGCCGCCGCCGCGACGCACGGATGGTCGCTCGACGGCATCGACCTCTACGAGCTCGTCGACGAGATGGGCCTCGATCCCGACAGCGAGCAATCGATCCTGCATCCCTCCGAGCTCGAACTCGGCGAGACCGTCAAGGACGTCATTGCCCGCGTCGGCGAGACGAAGCCCGACAGGGTCGTGTTCGACAGTCTCTCGGAGCTGCGCCTGCTCGCTCAGAACCCGCTGCGCTACCGGCGTCAGATCCTGGCGCTCAAGCGGTTCTTCGCCAAGCGCGCCTGCACGGTGCTGCTGCTCGACGACAAGACCTCGGAGACGGGGGATGTCCAGCTGCACAGCATCGCGCACGGCGTGATCTCCCTGGACCAGATGGCGCGCGAATACGGGTCCGAGCGGCGACGGCTGCGGATCGTGAAGATGCGCGGCATCAAGTTCAGCGGCGGCCACCACGACTTCGCCCTGGAGACCGGCGGCATCCGGGTGTTCCCGCGCCTGATCGCGTCCGAGCACCACGCGGCCTTCGACCCGGTGGCCAAGTCCACCGGGTCGGCCGAGCTCGACCTGCTGCTCGGTGGCGGCCTCGTACCCGGAACCAACATGCTCCTGCTTGGGCCCTCCGGCGTCGGCAAGACCACGACCGCGGTCCGGTGCATGAAAGCGGCGCTGGAGCGCGGCGAGACGGCGACCTACTACCTGTTCGATGAGGGACTCGCGACCCTGATGACCCGGGCGGCCACGCTCGGCATGGATCTCAGACCGCATGTCGAATCCGGGCGGCTGACCATCACCCAGATCGACCCCGCCGAGGTTTCGCCGGGCGAGTTCGCCACCATGGCCAGGGAGGCGGTCGAGAAGCGCGGGTCGTCGGTCGTCGTCATCGACAGCCTCAACGCCTACCTGCACGCGATGCCGGGCGAGGAATTCCTGGTCCTGCAGATGCACGAGTTGCTGAGCTACTTCAACCAGCAGGGCATCACCACCCTGCTGGTCCTCGGCCAGCACGGCGTCGTCGGCGAGGTCCGGACGGATGTCGACCTGAGCTATCTCAGCGACGGCATCCTGCTGTTCCGGTTCTTCGAGGCTCAGGGCATGGTTCGCACCGCCCTCTCGGTGATGAAGAGCCGGGTCAACGCGCATGAGCGCACCATCCGCGAGCTGAAGCTATCCGAGGGCGGCCTCGAGGTCGGCCAGGCGCTCGAGGACTTCGAAGGGGTGCTCACGGGCTTGCCGGCCTACCGGGGCAAGGTGGCGATGCTGACGGGTCAGGCTCCGGCGGGTGGCGAGGCGTGA
- a CDS encoding IS5 family transposase (programmed frameshift): protein MWTPENRQRYDRSKLRYPTDLTDEEWALVAPLLPPARRGGNKRTVDLREVVNGLMYVLGTGCQWRAIPKDLPPRSTVHGYFDLWDYDGTLLRIHHTLYVLCREQAGREASPTAAIIDSQSVKSAEKGGARFDPSGYDAGKKIKGKKRHLLVDTQGLLMHALVHPADVQDRDGGVWVMATLFSLYPFLLKLYADGGYQGPVFREALERVCRSVTVEIVKRSDQAVGFEVLPKRWIVERTIGWLNRCRRLAKDWECRTRKALAFLRLASIRIMLRKLCQQSA, encoded by the exons ATGTGGACGCCTGAGAACCGCCAGCGGTACGACCGCAGCAAGCTTCGCTATCCCACTGATTTGACGGATGAGGAATGGGCGCTTGTTGCTCCCCTTCTCCCGCCGGCTCGACGCGGGGGAAACAAACGAACGGTTGATCTGCGCGAGGTGGTCAACGGCTTGATGTATGTCCTTGGAACGGGGTGCCAATGGCGCGCTATCCCAAAAGATCTACCGCCTCGCTCGACGGTGCATGGCTACTTCGATCTATGGGATTACGACGGAACTCTCCTGCGCATCCATCACACCCTCTACGTTCTCTGCCGCGAACAGGCAGGACGTGAGGCCAGCCCAACGGCAGCGATCATTGACAGCCAGAGCGTCAAGAGCGCGGAAAAAGGGGGCGCACGAT TCGACCCGTCCGGCTATGATGCGGGCAAGAAGATCAAAGGCAAGAAGCGCCATCTCCTCGTCGATACGCAAGGTCTGCTGATGCATGCTCTGGTGCATCCGGCCGACGTGCAGGATCGTGATGGCGGCGTATGGGTCATGGCGACGCTGTTTAGTCTCTACCCGTTCCTGCTGAAGCTGTATGCAGATGGCGGCTACCAGGGGCCGGTGTTCCGGGAGGCGTTGGAACGGGTCTGCCGGTCTGTGACGGTGGAAATCGTCAAGCGGTCGGATCAGGCGGTCGGGTTCGAGGTCCTGCCCAAGCGCTGGATCGTGGAGCGGACGATTGGTTGGCTCAATCGCTGCCGGCGGCTGGCGAAGGATTGGGAGTGCCGCACCCGCAAGGCGCTGGCTTTCCTGCGCCTTGCTTCCATCCGCATCATGCTCAGAAAACTCTGCCAACAATCAGCATGA
- a CDS encoding transglutaminase-like domain-containing protein: protein MRIHVGCEMTYDFVQDTPVVTMLNVHASRFSDLERPDYLLTVPAVPLEGYRDTFGNWCNRLVAPAGRFTLKTDTVVRDHGNGDMTDTVARQEEVRSLPVDTLLYLLGSRYCETDRLSQTAWDLFGAMAPGWARVQAICDYVHDRITFGYEHSRPTRTALEAFEERRGVCRDYAHLAIAFCRCLNIPARYCTGYVSDIGLPLPHAPGDFAAWMEVFLGGRWHTFDPRNNSPRIGRILIAYGRDAADVPLTLTFGPNTLVDFRVTTEEATPLTT from the coding sequence ATGCGCATCCACGTCGGCTGTGAAATGACCTACGACTTCGTGCAGGACACGCCGGTCGTCACGATGCTCAACGTCCACGCGTCGCGGTTCTCCGATCTCGAGCGACCGGATTATCTGCTGACGGTGCCGGCCGTGCCCCTGGAAGGCTATCGGGACACGTTCGGGAATTGGTGCAACCGGCTCGTCGCGCCGGCCGGGCGTTTCACGCTCAAGACCGACACGGTCGTCCGCGATCACGGCAACGGGGACATGACCGACACGGTCGCACGGCAGGAGGAGGTGCGCAGCCTGCCCGTCGACACGCTGCTCTACCTGCTCGGGAGCCGGTACTGCGAGACCGATCGCCTGTCGCAGACCGCCTGGGACCTGTTCGGCGCCATGGCGCCGGGATGGGCGCGGGTGCAGGCGATCTGCGACTACGTGCACGATCGCATTACCTTCGGCTACGAGCATTCCCGGCCCACCCGGACGGCGCTGGAGGCCTTCGAGGAACGTCGCGGCGTCTGTCGCGACTACGCCCATCTCGCGATCGCGTTCTGCCGCTGCCTCAACATCCCGGCTCGCTACTGCACCGGTTACGTCAGCGACATCGGTCTGCCGTTGCCGCATGCTCCGGGAGATTTCGCGGCCTGGATGGAGGTCTTCCTGGGCGGCCGCTGGCACACCTTCGATCCGCGCAACAACAGCCCGCGAATCGGCAGAATCCTGATCGCCTACGGACGCGACGCCGCCGACGTGCCCCTGACGCTCACGTTCGGGCCGAACACCCTCGTGGATTTCCGGGTGACGACCGAGGAGGCGACGCCGCTCACGACATGA
- a CDS encoding PAS domain-containing sensor histidine kinase, whose protein sequence is MLASLHPMCVMWGPERIFLYNDGYAEILGARHPSALGLRTEDVWPELWDDLVPLIDRTFRGESCAFRDQPLTMMRNGFEEQVWYDFAYSPVGDERGEVVGLLNVTSDCTARVVAQRERDAAVERLRASEKRLAALVEASSDSLYSMSPDWQEMRTLQGRGFITDADAPSVRWMDEYLLPEDRTDVSDRIATAVARTEPFEMEHRVRLADGSTGWIFSRAVPVRDGEGRVTEWFGMAADATARHRALEQLRESESFMRGVLAASSDCIKVLDLDARLTYMSEGGKRVMDVSDFNAVAGCPWPSFWEGEGNLAAKEAVAAARAGVASGFQGYADTMKGNRRYWDVQVSPIVGADGKPERILSISRDITDLKVAEEARAVLAQELAHRMKNSLAMVQAIVTQTLRQAKSMEEARAAVGQRLSALGRAQDILTRSNFTEADIHDVVAAAIDPYRVVGDRISWSGPPLILTSQRALGLSLAVHELATNAVKYGALSNEAGRVAMSWRFEDGAFAFDWVETGGPPVVPPGSRGFGSKLIERIVAAYFEGEGHLDFDPAGIRFRLTGVPGSIAVEA, encoded by the coding sequence ATGCTCGCGTCGCTGCACCCGATGTGCGTCATGTGGGGACCTGAGCGCATCTTCCTCTACAACGACGGCTATGCCGAGATTCTGGGAGCGCGCCACCCCAGCGCCCTGGGCCTCCGGACCGAGGACGTATGGCCGGAACTGTGGGACGACCTCGTTCCCCTGATCGACCGAACCTTCCGAGGGGAAAGCTGCGCGTTCCGCGACCAGCCCCTCACGATGATGCGCAATGGCTTCGAGGAGCAGGTCTGGTACGACTTCGCCTATTCGCCCGTTGGCGACGAGCGAGGCGAAGTCGTCGGCCTGCTCAACGTGACATCCGACTGCACGGCCCGGGTCGTCGCGCAGCGGGAGCGCGACGCGGCCGTTGAACGGTTGCGCGCGAGCGAGAAGCGGTTGGCGGCGCTGGTCGAGGCGAGTTCGGACAGCCTGTACTCGATGAGCCCGGATTGGCAGGAGATGCGCACCTTGCAGGGTCGCGGCTTCATCACCGATGCCGACGCGCCGAGCGTGCGCTGGATGGACGAATACCTGCTCCCGGAGGACCGGACCGACGTCAGCGACAGGATCGCGACGGCGGTCGCGCGGACCGAGCCCTTCGAGATGGAGCACCGGGTGCGCCTCGCCGACGGGAGCACGGGCTGGATCTTCTCACGCGCGGTCCCCGTGAGAGACGGCGAGGGCCGCGTCACGGAATGGTTCGGCATGGCCGCCGACGCGACCGCGAGGCATCGCGCCTTGGAGCAGTTGCGCGAGAGCGAATCCTTCATGCGCGGGGTGCTCGCCGCCTCCAGCGACTGTATCAAGGTGCTCGACCTCGACGCCAGGCTCACCTACATGAGCGAGGGCGGCAAGCGCGTCATGGATGTCTCTGACTTCAACGCCGTCGCCGGGTGTCCCTGGCCGAGCTTCTGGGAAGGCGAGGGCAACCTCGCCGCCAAGGAAGCCGTTGCCGCGGCCAGGGCGGGCGTTGCGTCCGGATTCCAGGGCTACGCCGACACGATGAAGGGCAACCGCCGGTATTGGGACGTGCAGGTCTCCCCGATCGTGGGAGCGGATGGGAAGCCCGAGCGCATCCTGTCGATCTCGCGCGACATCACCGACCTGAAGGTGGCGGAGGAGGCGCGCGCAGTGCTGGCTCAGGAACTGGCCCATCGCATGAAGAACTCGCTCGCCATGGTGCAGGCCATCGTCACCCAGACGCTGCGCCAAGCGAAGTCGATGGAAGAGGCCCGCGCGGCGGTGGGACAGCGCCTGTCCGCCCTCGGCCGGGCGCAGGACATCCTCACCCGATCGAACTTCACAGAGGCCGACATCCATGACGTCGTCGCGGCCGCCATCGACCCGTACCGAGTCGTCGGGGATCGCATCTCCTGGTCCGGCCCGCCCCTGATCCTCACCTCGCAGCGGGCGCTCGGCCTCTCGCTCGCGGTCCACGAGTTGGCGACCAACGCGGTCAAGTACGGCGCCCTGTCGAACGAGGCCGGCCGCGTCGCGATGTCGTGGCGGTTCGAGGATGGCGCGTTCGCCTTCGATTGGGTCGAGACCGGCGGGCCTCCCGTCGTCCCGCCCGGGAGCCGGGGCTTCGGCTCCAAGTTAATCGAACGGATCGTGGCAGCCTATTTCGAGGGGGAGGGCCACCTGGATTTCGACCCGGCAGGCATCAGGTTCAGGCTGACGGGCGTGCCCGGCAGCATCGCGGTCGAGGCATGA
- a CDS encoding DUF6894 family protein, protein MPRFFFDIQDGQMIPDDIGTEFPNAHAARDAAIRILPDIAREEMSLGKSRQVAVLMRDETGQALFAASLILSAEWLIDTA, encoded by the coding sequence ATGCCGCGTTTCTTTTTCGACATCCAAGACGGCCAAATGATCCCCGACGATATAGGAACCGAGTTTCCTAACGCTCATGCTGCCCGCGATGCCGCCATCCGGATTCTGCCAGATATCGCGCGTGAGGAAATGAGCCTGGGTAAAAGCCGGCAGGTTGCGGTGCTGATGCGCGACGAGACAGGGCAGGCATTATTCGCAGCCTCTCTCATTCTTAGCGCGGAATGGTTGATCGACACAGCCTGA